Below is a genomic region from Miscanthus floridulus cultivar M001 chromosome 1, ASM1932011v1, whole genome shotgun sequence.
ggtaacccctgccatGTCCTGTCCTGgatggtatggtgctgatgcgacttcccgtctcgtcggctgctctgctgtgtcgagccgtcgtccgtctgatgtcgtgggagtggttggtcgcattaattagaCGCGACGCTCTGttggggagatcggtcgaggcagaggcgacggggttattgccgagccggcctcgagcgagatggagaatctgcatctcgtccgaggctgtacgcgcgggccctcgggcgagacggagaatcggttccccgtccgaggcctttcgtgcgaggcctcgagcgaggcgaaaaatcggtagaccgtccgaggcccttcgtgcgaggcctcgagcaaggcggagattcggtaggccgtccgaggcctttcgtgcgaggcctcgagcaaggcggagagtcggtggcctcggacaaggccaggggttagccaatagttgtctctcgGCTTTGATTCtgacggggtctaagcgatttttcgatttttgcttaggggaccccttcttgTGGTACCCGACAGTCGTAGAGTTAAATTTAAGATAATAGATGTGCAATTTTCTTTTGGTTAATATTTGTgaaatatatattactattatatATGTGACTAAAACTTGATATGGTTTACTAGTTCTAGTCTTGTAcatgccgccccccccccccccccccccccccccctccccactCAATTCATGGATCCGCCCGTGTCTCGCTCTGTTGCCCACTTGCCCTCCTCCAACGAGGCATGGTTCAAGAAACCTCGCTTAAAGTAACCAGAAGATCAGAAAATGTAGACTGTGTACTAGTGCTATAGCCTACACTCTGTTCATGCAGGTGTTGGTGTGGGCGCCAATTACTCTGCTTTATTACATCTGTTTGGATCCTTATCTGTAGCATGTTTCATTTTTAACGTTGAGTAGAGTATCATTTTTCTTGCAAATTTTAGATGCTATAACAGTACCTTCAGCACACGTGATCCAAACAGGTCCTAGCCTGTCTTTGATCAGAGTGAATATTATTACTGATTATTACTGATCGAAGTGAGCCCGTCTGCGTACTTGGCAGCagcttctcatcatcacttttgTATTGATTACTCCACCTACAACTGACGCCGCGGCGAATCCGTTCTTTGGGGGTAGCTAGCTAGCCAGGCGAGCTGTAGCCACTGACATCCATGGcgcagccgcagcagcagcgGGCAGCGGAGGCAGTTATTTCCTCTCTCGTACTACGAGTAACTCACAGCACAGTGCACAGCTCAGACCTTGACCTGCCAAATTCAAGCACATGCGACGCACacgacaaaaaaaaaaaggacccAAGAAAACGATGCGAAAGTGCCGGCCCGCGATTGATCAGAACTCAGAAGCACAATCTCTTCCTGCACCCGGACCCGGCCCCGTGCCCGCCGGACTGCTCCTGCAGCTCGGCAACGAGGTCGGCCACCAGGTCCTGCACGATGGCACGCTCCAGCGCGGCCGCGACCCTGCCGCGCTCATCGTCGCCCGCGCCGGCGTGGCCCTGCTGCTGCCGCACCCACATTATTGCCTCCCCCACGCTCTCCGCCGTCGCGCGGCTGATcacccgccccgccgccgcggcctcctgctcccaccgccgccggtgGTGCCGCCAGCTCTCCGCCCCGGCCGACCTCGGCATGCCCACCACCAGCGGCGGCACGGGGTAATGGACGGCGTGCAGCGGCAGCGCATCACCGCCTGATTTAATCTTGCAGTAGTCGCCTGCACGTATTTGCATGCGCAACAGGGCAAGATGAAAGTTACGTGACACATACATGTCATTGTTGTTTGTTCAAGAAAAGATACGGTCGAGCATGGGACTTTGGTGCATATCGTTAGTCGTGACAGCGACATAGTATGTACGTACCGGAGAAAACAAGGGTTCGGGAGGGCTTCACGATCCTCGATCCGACGGTGGGGGCCAAGGCGCCGGTACCACAACCGCCCTTGCCCCCCATATCGACATCCGTGCAGGGAGACGGCCGCTTCCTGCATGGGAACCTCGGGGAGCTGATGGCGTCCAGCACCGAGTCCGGGCTGGggtactgctgctgctgttgcatcGGCGGCGAcggggacggcgacggcgacggcgactgtTCGTTGTCGCGGCCGAACGTCCTCTTGGCGCCCTTGCCTGCAGCTGCAGGTGTGGTCGTCGCTGCCACCGGGCAGACGTCGGACGCGGAGGCCGCGCGCATCTCGGCGGCGCGGACGGCCGCGATGATCCGTCGAAGCGTCTTGAGGTCCTCGTCGCACTTCTCCAGCGCGCCCAGCAGCTTCCGCCGCTTCTCCGCGGCCGTCTCAGGCGCCGCCGGTAccggtggaggcggaggcggacgcGTCGGGAGGACGACTGGCCGCGGCGTCGCTGTTGCCGCGGCGGGCGAGGGCGGCGCGGACTCCTCCAGGCCCATGAGGCGCGCGATGATGGCCGGCGGTGGCGGCCGGGGGCTGTCGCAGCTGGAGCGCCGGTGCTCCGGCGCGATCGTCGGGCTCCGCGTCGCGtcgcaggagcgccgccgccgaacCGTTACCGAGGTCGTCGTCATCAGCTGCTGCGGCATCATCGGCTTCACCGGAGACGAAGGCGCGGGCGAAGCTGAAGGCTGGTgttgggccgccgccgccgccctcttcCTGGGCGGCGAGGACGGCGGAGTTGGCTGTAGTGCTTGGGCGTCCCGCGCTGATGATGCGTTCTTGGCGGTGAGGCGCTTCCGGTGGTGGCTGCGGTGGTACGGGGAGATGAGGCGGAGGAGGCCGGCCATGCATCCGATGCCGCTGCTGCTCCGCCTCGGCGCCGTGGAGGAGCACGCGGAGGATGCCCGCCGGTTGGCGGGCTCCGGCTGCGGCTGCGGTGGCTGCATAGTCTCTGCGTTCCCTGAACCGGTTGTTCAGCCGAGCGGGAGCAGCGAAGCACGGCGTGTGGGGTCGTGCCGTGCCGTGGCATTATAATTGGAGAAGGCGTCGAGTACGCGCGTGGAGCGCGCAGTGTAATGACCGCATCACCCCTGTGTCTCCGGCCACACACGACGCGATGCCAAGGGCAGTTTAGGTGTTCATCTCGTGCGAGCTTTGCTAAGGGAGGCGACAAAAGCTGTGGACTGGTGGGGAGGGCACGTACAAGTATCCGAGTTGAACTGCACACTCCGCTGCGCACCCTGCGGTGGCCACTAGCCGCGTGCCTGCCAGTACTACTACTGGCTTCTCGGGTCTTGCTGGCCATCGTTAATAATTAAGGTGTCGTTAATTAAAGCGGTCGTGGAGTAAGTACTTGTACTACACAGACTAGCCAGTGTGCAGATTAAGGAATAATGGTCGCTATCATGTCCTGGGGGAACTTTGGATTAATTATCTGGTCCGTGGCGATGTTGTTGTTTGGGAAGCATATGGGTCTGAGCACTGAACAGGGGGGGCGCACGTATAAGAGGCCCATCGATCGATAGTCCTGATCCGATGTTCCAGCGCCACCAGGGATGGCAATGGCACGCAGGCACAGCCTGGATTCTCCCGTTGCTTTAGCTTCAAGTTTACATCTGATCTGCCATCGCATATGCATGCCGTTTTCCTTTTCCCCGTCAGATTCCAAACATTGAGGTCTCGGGACTCGGGAAACGGAGTAACTTCTAGGCTACTTCAGCCCCTTTCCGGATTACTAAACTAGGACTGTACTCATCGTCTCTAATGTTGATTGGTGGTCATTTGTTAGCTTTGATCATCCCTGCCCTGTGATGTCCGGAGTCAGGGAAAGCACGCTGTAGGGAGCAGGCAGTAGCCAGTACCAGTAACCACAACCACTACTAGGCCCCATGCATGCAGTCATGCAGAGCAACAGAGCGCAGAGGAGGCCGTAGCGCCACAGTTTAAAGACGACGGACGACCGcgggagaaggagaaggaaggaAGTTAGATGGACCCAGGGTCTAAACTCCCTTTGTGCGCCCATAGCTTGGATGAATGACGTGTGGTGCCGGAGAAAATCGGACGGCTGAGGGGTGGCCGCTCCTCCGCACTACTAGCCGTCTCCCGCACAGATGGCTCTCTCGTCCGCGGCTCCTGCTGTAAGTCGGCTTGGCCCCTTCTCCCCGAAGTAGGGCTCCTGCGCCAAATCGGCCGGTCGCGGTGGACGGCAGAGGCAGAGGCTCAGGCGACGGCAACAGCACCGGCGACGGCTTAGGTCAACATATCGGCGCAAGTAGAAGAGGGGGCCCGGGGAAGAAACTCTGGCATCGGCGAAATGCCAGCATAGGCCGCGCCGTGCGCAGGTAGAAGCGGATGGAGAGGGTGCTCTTCTCCGGATACGGCGGGTACCGGCGGCGCGGACCTCGGGTACAGGCGACGGCAGACATCTGAGGAGCGTCACGATTGCTGATGGGAAGGACAGGCCGAGCCGATTTGGAGCTGAGCCGTCAGCCGATTTGGCTTCAGTCGAGACGTCGTGTACAGCTGCCGTCCGATGGAGTTTCCAACCACGCGGCATCGATCGACGAGGGGGGCGCACGCGCAGCGCGCTGGACCCATCGCCCACACAATTTTTTTCCGAAGGAGAATGGTGGGAGATCCATCGGGCAAAAAGCAAAAGAGGGCATGcacaaggaaaagaaaagggcGCCATCACTCCGAGGTCGAATCCTAGGCACCGCGCCTCAGGAGACACCCCACGTGGCGGCCCCATAGCACCTTCCTGCGCGCTACGCGCACACGCACGCGAGAACGCAGCAGCGGCCAGAGCCACAGCCACACAGCCACAGCCCGCGCCAGGCACTGGTCGTCGTCTAGTCCTCCGGCCGGCCGGGGCACCGACGCACTGTGCCTGTTCTGTGCGCGTCGTCCTGCGTCGCAACGGGCACTGCACTGCCTGTTCGCAAATCGCAACTCGGCTCTTGGCGCTGCACGCGGCACGCCGGCATCCACACCTCCGCGAGTTTCGTGGCCGGGGCGCACGTCCGCGACGGCACGTCGCCACGTACAAAGCTTACATGCCCACCTACTCGCGTCCTTTTGCGCCGCGGCGGTGTCGTGTTGGGGCGAGCGAGGCGGATGGCGGATGCGGGCAAACGTTGGTCCTGCTGCTGCCGGCACGGGAAACTGTCGCTGCGGCGCGCGGGTGCGTGCCCACGGTGTCCACTAGCGCTCGGCGGTGACGGCCTGGTTGGCGGAACCGACGTGatagcctatatatatatataccctactAATGCATGGCTCCGTTCCTCTATCTTACGTCTTGCTTGTCACTGcggccgcgcgcgcgcgcgcgagcgAGGGCGTGCCCGCGCTGTCCGCTAGCGTTCGGCGGCGACGGCCGGGTCAGCGGAACGGACGTGCCGGGCTAGCGTCGCCTAACGGACTCCCATTCCTCATCTCTCCGTCGTCATGCTCGTTGCCGCGCTTCCCTCGTCAGGAAAATACATAGGAAATACTAGTAGTATGGTCTCGACCTCCGCAGAGGCCATTGCTGTAGCGGCACGCTTATTAGATGTAGCATTACGATCAGGAGCCCGTACGTGTCCATTCAGTGCAGCGTGGGAACAGTACCGCAATGATAATTGCGTACACTCTAGACTGCCTGTTTTTTTTAATTACACCGTGCAACGTTTACGTAACACGCATGCACACTTAACCCTAATGAACACACGTACGTAAATCCTACCTCTATGAGCACCTTCGAAGAACTGAGCTGGCAGATATCGAGATTCACGAAGCCACCACTGGCGCCTCGCTGTCGATGGAGACGTCGACTACCACCAATGTTTTCAGATCGTATTATCGAGGCTAGTCGTATGACCACCGATcagacgactaatcgcgattagtcgtcgaTAAGGGTCGATTAGTCGGTCCTAATTGGTCTAATCGGCTAGTCGGACGGAGCTGCTATGGGTGGAGCTGctgcggacggacggacggagctGCTGCGGGCGGAGCTGCTGCGGACGGACGGATAGACGGAGCAGCTGCGGGCGGTGCTGCTCGGACGGACGGACGGGCGGAGCTGCTCGGACGGAGCTGCGGACACCAGCAAGGGGCGCGGCCGGAGCTGCGGACGCCGGAGAGGGAGATCCAGAGGCAGGCTGCCGCCGGCtgcgagagagagacagagagcagCGGGAGCTGGAAATGTGCCGTCACTCAGTCACTCCTTTCTTCTTACCCTAATGGGCCAGCTAAAGGTGGGCCGAATTCTTTAGCTAGGCCAAATTCTCCCTCCCCCGAACTAGTCGTCCGGCTAGTATGATCGGACGACTAATCGTAATTAGTCACAACTTATCGGACGATAAGTTTTCTAATCGGTCTAAACTAGTCGAGGGCCCTTATCGAGCACCTGGTTACGATAAGGAcaactaatcgcgattagtcgtccgatCTGAAAACATTgactaccactgaaagcataacgCCGTTAAATGGTGGAATAAATCTACAAAAATGCAAGCACCCATACTAAATCAAGATCTTAAAACCAAGTGGGTAGGTTTCCCCAAGAAACCTCAACTGATCTAGGTTTGCACGATCCGTGTGCGCGCCGAGACTTTCGCtctggtaggagtaggagtatgtTACGTAGGGCCCGGTCGAGCGAGGCTGAGGCTTCTTTCCCTTCTCAGTCTCAGGTCAGCCTCTTCCGTGCCTGTAGGCTGTAGTCCCGTACGTGCCCCCATTGTGACCATGGAGCGTTTATTAATGGCACGCCCAGCTTCCCGACGCAGGACGCGCGGAGTTTTACCGTTTCGGCGCTACGCATGAGACGATGGAGGTGGGTTCCGTTCAATCGTTCATCCGTTGGCGTTGGCGGGGGGGACACACGGTGGACGGCCCGGCTGGTTCTGATGGACGCCACCACACGCGCGCACAGGGGGAGAGTGACAGTGACAGTGAGCCAAAGGGGCCCGCCCGACGGATCGAGTTGATTGCGCAACACTGGACCGAATCATTGTGAAAGGGATGGACTGGCTGCACTGCCATGAGGGAGAAGacagagagagagcaagagaggGGGCCACAGGGCCCAGGCCCCAGGGGGGCGGCTGCGTCTCCTGCTTGCCTCGGCGTGCTCAAGACAGGCCAAGAGAGGGCGTGGGGCAGACAGGCATCATTGATGGGCGTGCGGCCAGCCACCGAGACTGACTCAGCTGAGGCACACACAGGCACTGGCGCAGCTCAGAGCAGCAGCAAAGGCAAGTGATCCGCTCCCGTCGGCTGGAGTTGCCGCTCCATTTACCGGAGTGAGCTGGAAGCCGCGGAGCCAGGAGCCAGCCAGCCGGTTGGTGAGCCGCCCGTACGCCATCGTGGATGGCCGAGCACAACTCCCCCTTTTCTCACCAAAAACGCTTCTCAACTCCCACGGGCAGGCAACTAGGCAAGCACGAGCCCGGGTATCGAtgcaccaccatggccatggaggtGCATGCCCGTGCGCAAACCTTTCCCGGCGTTTTTCCCCCTACCGTGGTCAACTATTCCCCCAACAACAAGAAGGCAGGACGATCACCTATAACCATGATCAGATGCCACACCTCATCGATTTCAGTAACATGCGCGACAGATGTGAGTCGTCGTTGTATTAGGAGAACTAGTGCAGAGTTCTGCAACAAATGATTAGGCAAATCTCACTCCGTGAATCCGGTGCATAACGGCAGTGTAAAATTCTGGCTCCGGGCCTGAAAACACTAGTGAAAACAGAAAAGACTGAACCCACAGTATCCCATTTGTAAAATTCTCGAGTTTATTACATAACAAAAACATCGTCTTCATCACCAGTCAAAGACAAACAAAAATCTAGGAATCACTTGATCTATCTCTGGCACCTAACATTTCTGTGGATTTCCACTGTTTTCAGTGACACCTCTACACACATCTCATCCCTGGGAGGATGGGATGGGGGAGGAACGACGACAAGCGGACATGTAGGAATTATATAAGGACGCCCGCCTTGGCTCTCTGTAACAGGATTTAAACAAACCAGAAGGCCAACATCATGATAGCGCAGCATGTACAGCTAACAACCAGACTACCAGAGGTTCTGCAAGCTAAGGGCACCGAAAAAATACTCCTGAACCTCAACCGCTTTTACAAGCATGTACTACCACCACGGTGATGTTCAATCGCTGCTCCCGCAGTGAGTTGTCAAGCATTAACTTCCGCTCTTCATGCGCGGGCTATTGCTATCGTTCGATGGGTTTGTACAGGACGACAGTTACATATTTGGACTCGAACCTGTGGGTTAGACCGAGAGCCACCAGAGGGTGGGCGCCCCAGCCCTTCTCTATGAAGAGGTGATTGAGGACTATGTGCTGTGGCCGGGCGCAGCTTTCTTCCGAGTTCTGTGAGTTAAGAACACCGAGATGGAGTTGAGATGGAAGAGCAGGAGGCTCCTTGGCAAAGTCCTTCTCCTCAGGTGCCTCGAAACTGTAGGTAGAATCTGGAGAAGGAGGTGCTTCAAATTCTGCCACGCTCTCAACACTTTCAGGGACAAAATCCTGCAAGCACAATAAGAGTTTCGTGGAATAATTTCAACAGAGGACCAAAATAGAAGATGGCACGAGTAGCTTTGTACATACTACTGCATTAAAAGACACGTCGACCAGCTAAAAGTTCTCAACTCAGTACAACCTTTTCAATCTACCACAAAATGAAGGTGACTATAAGCAACGTCACAATTGGTACAATTAATTTCCCAGTGGACGAACTTTCAGAAAATTAGATAGACTATAACAGTTTAAGCAGTTAAAGAACAAAGTACATACTGTCATCTCATTCGTTTTTATCGTGAAAATGGAATGCACAACTTGAGTTAAGCTAAGACCGAAACTattcttctttcttttgttaAGGCAAATAAGCATATGGTTGACAGCAGTGTCATGCGTGTTATAAATTTCACCCAatacttctttttttctttctggcTGTGCTCAGGTCTTTGGCATAAAAATAATAATACTAATACTCACATTAACATCAAGAAGGTTAACCGCATTGCCCATTGCATCAGTTTCACAGGGAATATCAGGAAGACATCTCCTTTCTCCATCTACAACAAATCTGTATCTGTAAACTCCTGATGGGAGTACCAGCAAAAGAGAATAATCTTTCCCAGATTTTTGCATGGCTTTTCTGCAACATGTATAAATGAACAATCTCAGGATCAAATTCACCGCAGTCTGAAGTTACAGTTCTGCTTAAGTTGATTAAACATTCAAACAATCTCAGGAATTAAAGTTCGACTTGAACAGGATTATATAAATAAATTAAATTATTGTACCTTGATTTCCAGTTATCCCATGATCCTTCAACATATACATTTTTTCCTCCAAGGGTCCAGACAATTAAAGCAGGAATTTCCTTTTGAGGGGGGCCATCgtattcttcttcttgttcatTCATCAATATCTGGTTGAACACTGGGGTTACATCAGCAGCTCTTTGCAGTGGAGGTACAGGGGTCTGCAATACAGGAGTAACAGGCCTAATCAATATATTGGCAATGCTCATACCACACACATTTAGCTAAGGAAACAGGTGACAAATGACTGGTTTCAAAATATATGGTCGACAAGTCTGGTGTCAGGACAGAGGAGGTAGGTAGTGACTCAAGTGGTGGACAAGAAAGTTGTTGAACCAAATCCTAGGCCATTAAACATCACATTTTACCATTATAGAGCTTTTCTCTCTATTAGTAAGTTTGAATGAATATCAACAGGCAGAAACCATTCGATTTTCATCCTGCAAGATCATCGAGCTTCTAGCCTTCCATCATTGAGAAAGTGCAGACCAAGAGACACTAATACAATATACTCAGTTGCCTCAAATAGTAAGACCACGCAAATCAGGAGCCTTGGATCCTATTATATTAGGACATTCTTGCCAAGCAACTTGCTGAAGGAAGAAACCTTGTGGCATGAGAGGAAAAACAAGCAGtaattaaaggaaaaataaatcTCTTTTCCAAAAAGAATACAAGAGCAGGGTAAAAAGTATCAACAAGCTGAATATGAGATTCAGGATTGTTATGAATGGTACTGTTCTAGCATCAGAGGAACTCCACCAATTCAAAGAAACTTATATCGCATTTGTTAGAATAATTTGTAAAAGGAAGAGAATAATAAGATAACTTTGCGGCTTGAAACATAAACAAAGAACAATATAGCGCAGCAAGTTATCAAAGTGTTGGAGTGAATGGTGTGACACTTTAAATAAGAGTAAAAACAGTAAATCCACTGCCGGTTCAATCGAACACGAAAAATAACATAAACCAAGAATGCTTCATCTGTGTAGTCCTACTGAAAATCCACAAAAGGAACAGCTCCAATTCCTGATAAAGTTCACAAAAACAATTGAGTGACATTATATGAAAGACCAATTAACCTTTCAGCTTGCAGCCACAGTTTTGTCGTGCATATTTTAGTACACGAATTATGGGCTTTTTAGTTGCTACTCCTTCCGTTCCAAATGCTATGTcactttagctttgtcctaagtcaaacttccgtaactttgaccaagttttagaaaaatatattaacatataCAAGTTCAAATATGCCCTATCAAGACACGATGAGAATTTAATGAAATTAATTTGATGCTGATGCGTTTTTCTATAAACCTAGCCAAAGTTAGAGAATTTTGACCCAGGACAAAACTAAATCATTTGCTAGCACGTTGTGTCTTCTCTAGACAAGTCTGGACACTAATTTTGCAACAGTTAGGGCTGTTGCAGTTGGCACCATAACCTACTGTGACTCGTTTCTCAGGGTGGTGGAAGAAATCAATTCCAGCTGTCCCCAAAGAAGCGCGTAAAGGCCTCAACTCCTTGATAATTCTGGTGGCATGGGAGATTTGGAAGCATCGCAACACTTGCGTCTTTGACAATAAGAGGCCAAGCGTTCAGGAGGTCCTTAGGGCTGTTAGCATGGAGGGAGGCCTTCGGCGCTCGGCAAGGGCCTCCAAACTAAAGGAACTTGTGTTCAGGTCGCTACCTACCAGAGCT
It encodes:
- the LOC136500050 gene encoding uncharacterized protein, with product MQPPQPQPEPANRRASSACSSTAPRRSSSGIGCMAGLLRLISPYHRSHHRKRLTAKNASSARDAQALQPTPPSSPPRKRAAAAAQHQPSASPAPSSPVKPMMPQQLMTTTSVTVRRRRSCDATRSPTIAPEHRRSSCDSPRPPPPAIIARLMGLEESAPPSPAAATATPRPVVLPTRPPPPPPVPAAPETAAEKRRKLLGALEKCDEDLKTLRRIIAAVRAAEMRAASASDVCPVAATTTPAAAGKGAKRTFGRDNEQSPSPSPSPSPPMQQQQQYPSPDSVLDAISSPRFPCRKRPSPCTDVDMGGKGGCGTGALAPTVGSRIVKPSRTLVFSGDYCKIKSGGDALPLHAVHYPVPPLVVGMPRSAGAESWRHHRRRWEQEAAAAGRVISRATAESVGEAIMWVRQQQGHAGAGDDERGRVAAALERAIVQDLVADLVAELQEQSGGHGAGSGCRKRLCF
- the LOC136545919 gene encoding SNF1-related protein kinase regulatory subunit beta-1-like: MGNASGREEDAAAVDGDDADVEDGGGDSSVRSSERSFPPYGSGGANHVRRACSVGVVGGGGGAGSPPGSPGHSLSPRMFVPQTPVPPLQRAADVTPVFNQILMNEQEEEYDGPPQKEIPALIVWTLGGKNVYVEGSWDNWKSRKAMQKSGKDYSLLLVLPSGVYRYRFVVDGERRCLPDIPCETDAMGNAVNLLDVNDFVPESVESVAEFEAPPSPDSTYSFEAPEEKDFAKEPPALPSQLHLGVLNSQNSEESCARPQHIVLNHLFIEKGWGAHPLVALGLTHRFESKYVTVVLYKPIER